A portion of the Scleropages formosus chromosome 13, fSclFor1.1, whole genome shotgun sequence genome contains these proteins:
- the slc25a48 gene encoding solute carrier family 25 member 48, giving the protein MKSFRVDDFIAGWIAGGCSVIVGHPLDTVKTRLQAGKGYKNTLHCILTMYQKESVSGFFKGLSFPLATITLYNSVVFGVFSNSLRFFSQRRHGDERHPPGVLDLALASVMAGLVSVSVGAPVDLVKIRLQMQSQPLLAENLHLAGSGALRTVGIQSQRLYRGPLRCIGAVLQSEGIPGLYRGAGAMILRDVPGYTLYFIPYTLLCDWLNPDGSPSPHPCSIWLAGGLAGSVSWVTATPADVVKSRLQADSAHHRKYRGVLHCITHSYRTEGVRVFFRGTTVNAIRGFPMSATMFLSYELSLKFFRSL; this is encoded by the exons ATGAAGAGTTTCCGCGTGGATGACTTCATAGCGGGATGGATAGCAG GGGGTTGCAGTGTCATTGTGGGACACCCACTGGACACCGTAAAG ACTCGCCTGCAGGCTGGGAAAGGATACAAAAATACCCTCCATTGCATCCTCACTATGTACCAGAAGGAAAGT GTTTCAGGCTTCTTCAAAGGGCTCTCCTTCCCCCTCGCCACCATTACGTTGTACAACTCCGTCGTGTTTGGCGTCTTCAGCAACTCGCTGCGGTTCTTCAGCCAGCGTCGCCACGGCGATGAGAGGCATCCCCCTGGCGTCCTGGACCTCGCTCTGGCCAGCGTGATGGCGGGCTTGGTCTCCGTCAGCGTGGGGGCCCCGGTGGATCTGGTGAAGATCCGGCTGCAAATGCAGTCTCAGCCCCTCCTGGCCG AGAATCTGCACCTGGCAGGCAGCGGGGCCCTGCGCACGGTTGGCATCCAGAGCCAGCGCCTGTACCGCGGCCCCCTCCGCTGCATCGGCGCCGTCCTCCAGAGCGAGGGCATCCCGGGCCTTTACCGCGGGGCAGGGGCCATGATCCTACGTGACGTCCCCGGGTACACCCTCTACTTCATCCCCTACACGCTGCTCTGTGATTGGCTGAACCCCGACGGCAGCCCCTCCCCTCACCCGTGCTCCATCTGGCTTGCCGGCGGACTGGCAG GTTCCGTCTCCTGGGTGACGGCCACCCCGGCCGACGTGGTGAAGAGCCGCTTGCAGGCCGACTCGGCACACCACAGGAAGTACCGAGGAGTTCTGCACTGCATCACCCACAGTTACAGGACCGAGGGAGTGCGG GTGTTCTTCCGTGGCACGACGGTCAACGCCATCCGCGGCTTCCCCATGAGCGCCACCATGTTCCTGAGTTACGAACTGTCGCTCAAGTTCTTCAGGAGCCTGTAG